CGTCCTCGATCTGGGACTTCTTCTCTTCCTTCTTTTCCAGTGTCTCCTCGTACGAGTCGATTTTCCCCTCAAGCTCGCTTCGTCGGTCATCCAGTTTGTGGATGAACTCCTCCACCTCTTCTTTCTCGTCCTCTCTCTCCTGAAGCTCGTTAGTGAGGTCGCTAATATCAGCCTCGAACTGGGACTCGTCGCGATCGTACTTTTTTTCGAGTTGCTCTTCGGCTTTCTCGCGATAGTTCTCGTTATCGCGTCGAATGCGCTTCGCCCCGCGTTTCGCCCCCTCCATCTTCGTGACGTACTCATCGATTACGTCGAGGTTGAGGAGACTGTCAATCAGTTCAGTCCGGGTATCGGCATCGATGAGCCGGTTGATTTCTCCTTGGCGGACGTAGACGCTGGCCGAGAAGTCGTCCTTGTCCATACCGAGGATCTTCTGAATCTCGTCTTTGACATTACTGACCTGACTCACCGGCTCGGAAAGCGCAGGGGACGTGAGCGTCGCAGACGGGCCTGTGCTCGTTGTATAGAACGTCCATTCGACCGTGTAGTCTACCCCGTTGATCTCGAACACTAGTTCGATGTGGGCTTTGTCCTCGTCGCGGCGAACCAAGTCGTCGAGGTTGAAACTCTGGTTGCCGGCGCTGGTGATGTCGGACAGAAACAGTCCACCGAAGATTCCCATCAGGAGTGATGTCTTCCCAGCGCCGTTTTCACCGTGAACAAGGATCGTTCCTTCCGGGAATTCGACCGTCTGATCCTCGTAGCTGCGAATGTTCTGGAGAGTCAGCTCTTTGATTTTCATTCTGCCACCTCCTCAGCGGAGTCGGCCCTGTCGTCGCTGAAGGCCTCCTTCTGAGCCTGTTTGATGTCTTCCTCGATTTCGTCGGCGACGCCGTCCTTGCTGTTCGGAAGTCCTTCGTCGCCGCGAACCCGTTCGTCAATCGAGAGAGCAGTTTCGCTCAGGTTCTCGTTGGCGATCTGTTCGTCGATGATCTCATCTGGGTTCTGAATGTCACCTTCGGGACCGTCACCAAGATTGAGTTCCTGCCGGCCACGGTCGTCGTTGATTTTGGCGACTGCGGCACCACGATCCATCACGGCGCTGTAGACGTCGCTCGAGGTTAGAGCGGTGCGTTCGCCTCGAAGGGTTATGTGTCCGACTTTGTTTTTAAGATCGTACTGGTCCAGCACATCGTTGAGTCGACTGTGTGCGTCGCCCTCGCTGAACTCGATCGAGATCGGGGCGAACTCCCGCGTGTCCAGTTCGCGCTTCCGCCGTCGAATCGAGCCGTCTTCGACCTCGAGGAGACTCACGCTCCGCGGTTCTTCTTCTGTGAGACTACAGCGCTCAGTCGAGCCGGCGTACCAGACCGGAACGTCATTGACGACGTCCTCTTCGGGCTTGTGGTAGTCACCGAGAGCTAGCGCGTCCAAGTCGATCCCGACGCGGTCGAGAACTTCCTCGGCCGAGTGATCGGCTATGAATTCCTCCGACCCGGGAATCGGCGGTGCGAGAAGTTGATGCATACAGAGTAGCGTGAACGCGTCTGAGTCCTCCGGCGGTTCGAGGGTGAAGTCCTTCGAGTGCCAGGAAGGCTTCGTAACCGAATCGATACCGTATACGGCGACGTCGCCGCCAACTATCGTCGGTTCACGAGACAGTCGCTCAGCAGTCCCTGTCTCGTGAATGAGGTCGAGCCACTGTTCGTCCATCTTGCTGTCGTGGTTCCCGACGATGCCATAGAACGGAATATCGGCCTCTTCGAGTTTCCGCAGCGTCTGGATACAGCGGGTGACCTCGGGCAGTGAGGGCGTTCGACTATCGAACAAGTCGCCAGTATGAATGACTGCATCGACATTCTCGTCTACGGCAACGTCGATCGCCCGGTCAAACGCCTCTGCCATATCGTCTTTTCGTATGTCACTTCCATACTGTCGGTTCCCGAGGTGAGTATCGCTGACGTGGAGGAGTGTTGTCATCGATTTGCACTCTTTCCGGAGACATTCGTGCGTTATAAGGATTCGCGAACGACGGTGAAAGTAAAGTTACTCAGCTAGAAGGCGTGGAACGGCCACATTGGGATACGTGTCTTTCTTCGAAAGCGGAAGACCTGCCTGTGTCGGCGGTTGACGCGAACTACTCACGGGGTGAAATCTACAGGGATTGTAACTGCGAGTCCCAGGAATCGAGAGCGCGCCGGCTTCCGAGGTCTCACTCTGCCGTTCTCGTCGATTTCGTTGCTAACTAAACAGTACCGCTTGTATACTCCCTTCTTTTATGAATCGAAACCTACTGTCTTCGGTATGAACAATCTCGAGGAGGCCATTCGCATCGCGGTTGACGCATATGAGGGGCAGGAAGACAAGGCAGGAGCGACCTACATTCGCCATCCGCTCCGCGTGATGGAGCAGATGGACACCGAACGAGAACGGACTGTCGCAGTGCTCCACGACGTCGTTGAGGATTCTGACTACGAGTTAGCAGAGATCGAAGACCGGTTCGGCCGCGAGGTCCGTGTTGCCGTCGATGCCCTCACGAAACGGGAAGACGAGGACTATATGGAGTTCGTCGAGCGGGCGGCTCAGAACCCCATCGCGGCACGCGTCAAGATGGCGGACATCGAGGATAATATGGATTTGACTCGTCTCGACAGTGTAACAGACTCGGTGATGGACAAACAGCGCCTCTACCACAAAGCGTGGCAGCAACTCAGAAACGTCGTCGACACGTCCGAATAAATACTGTCGGAAGCGGATCGTTTTTTCATTTATATAAGATGGGGTAGCACGACAAAGTGGAAGGATTGGTCAGGCGAAACCCACTGCTCCGGAGCGACGGTGGGAATTGGTTCGACATTACTCCCGACGACGAGTTGTCCGAGGGAACCTGTGCGGAGTGTGACGTTCGGTGGAGTTGCCCGGCGCGCCCGAGGTTCTCGCTTGAGGAATGACCGATTGTTGATCCAACCTTTGTCTCCCCATTTCTCACTTATATACGATGATGTAGTCGGACTGATGCAATGGACTCGCACATCACTTTTGTCCTCGACTCCTCCGGTTCGATGGCAAAGATCCGCAACGACACGATCGGCGGTTTCAATTCATTCCTCGAAGATCAGCGTACTGAGGAGGGATCCGCATCCGTTAGTCTCTATGAGTTTAATACAAATGTCGAGACCATCTACGAGGGACGGCGCCTCACGGATGCCGAAGAACTCGACGAGGAGAACTACGTACCCGGCGGACAAACAGCGCTTTACGACGCTATTGTGACGGCAATTGACGGAACGAATTCACACCTCGCGTCGCTGGACGCAAACGAACCCGACTCCGTGGTTGTAGTCGTTCTGACCGACGGGAAGGAGAACGCCTCCGAGACATCGCAGGAGTCCGTCCAGGGCATCGTTGAATACTGGCGCGAGGAGTTCAAGTGGGAGTTCCTGTTCATCGGTGCTAACCAAGATGCCGCACTCACCGCCGAGCGGATGGGAATGGATGCACAGAAGTCACTCGATATGGACCACAGTGGGGAAGGTGCAGAGGCAGCGTACGACTCCACGAGTGCTCGCGTCAGTGAAGTCCGCTCTACGGGCCACACCGATGGATTCGATGAGTCGGATCGGAAACGGCAGGAGGAGGCTGGCGATTCACAGTAGTGAGAGTATGTCCTGAGGTCGAAGCTAATTCTCAGAGTGCGTCTTGGACGAATGCTTCATCAATCAGGGTGCGATCTTTGGAAGAGGCTTGATCTAACACCCGACTACACAGCGAAAGCACCTGTCGGATGTTACCCTGCGAGCGCTGCAGGACAAAAGTGAGGCTTTCTTCGGTAAACGGTTCGATGGAGTCACGATTCCTCGGTCGGGCCGTGTTGAGATATGAAATAATCAACTCCCTGATCTGCTCATCAGTAAGCGGTCGAAGAGCGACCTCATTACCAATCCGCTCAGAGAATGCGTGGTACTCGCTCATTACATCTTGCCACACTTCGGGGGCGCAGGCAAAGAGGATCGAAAGTCCGGATCCGTTTTGATCCATTAGATGCCGGATGCTATTCAATGTCGACTGCTTGGTCTTGTTTTTGAGGCGAGCGATGGCTTCGAACTCGTCGATGAAGACAAACACGCCTGTGTACCCCAAATCACGCAAGAGGTTCTTGAACGAGGTGAATGCCCGAACGCCCATCGTGTCGTCGTCGAGGGCTGTATGTATCTCCATTTCCTTGCGTTGCTCGTACCGGATACCCTCTGCAGTAAGCCACTGCCAGGCGTAGAGGTTGGTGTCCTCGTACACCATATGAACAACCGCACGGGCGAAGTCAGCGAACTTCGTGATATCGCTCAACCGTTGGATCGCGGTCGGGACAAGCTCAGATAACAGGACTTCCCCACTATCGATGAGTTCCCGCATTGCTTCGGCGTCATCCGGATCGGCCTGGGTTTCTGTCCGGGCGACGGTCGCAAGGAATTCATACGCGATCTCTTGAACGCCGTCGAATCCGACATCGTACATAAATTCGTGGTAGATGTCGAGAAAGCCCTCACCGGGTTGGGCGACATACCCGACAAGCACATCGTCCCGATCCCGTACGAGCGAACGGGCGTACTTCAGCGTGTGTGACTTCCCATTTCCGTACTTGCCTGTGACGACCAAGTGTTTGGACTTCCCTGTCCCAAGCAACGTTGACACTGTGTCACTGACCGCTTCAGCAACGTGTTGTTGCCCACAGTACAGTTCCGGGTCATCCTCGGGAACCGGACTGTACGGGAACGGGTTTTCGTTGAGGTCATACAACTCGTAGTCGCGCGTCTGGTCGGTGATTGTGAACGAATCGTTTGTCATTGGGTTGTCTCCTGTGTGAAGGTAAGGTCCTCGTCGTGAATGGCGAGGTAGTAGTACTGTTTGTCGAACTGTTCGACCCCGGCCATCACACGGTCCGTGGACTGGTCCGTCGAAACCAACCCGTCATCATTGGTCAGCGCGATTTGTTTGACTCCGAACGCAGCTTCTTTGGCACCTGTATCGACAGGTGCCCCTGACAACTCGACGCGGCCAACGTTCTGGCTCGCCAGCGTGAGCAGCCCCTTATCGAAAGCTTGCCGGGTACATTGGAGCCGCTCACAGGTGTGTTCCCGCAACTCCGGGATCGACACGTAATGCTGGTTCATATTCACGCCGGTCGTCTCCTCAAGATTGTGGAACGTCTCAAGGAGAACAGAGGGAAACGCCGACGACACACTCCTGTTCAACGGCCTGTAATAAGCCCCAGTGAACGCGTTACGCTGGATCGCTCCAAGCCGTTCTCCCCAATCACCGAGCACGTCGAGACTTGTCTGGTTGAATTCATAGTCAGTTTGTGCTTGCCCAGTATCGAGTCGCTCAAGCACAACTTCAGGGAGCGCCGCCTCAAGATCAGCAACGACAGCCAGGAACGCACCGTAATGCGGGCTCTGTAACTTGAGGATCTCACTCGCGTCTGACCACGCCTCAGCCCTGACAGCGGAAAGGAACTCAGAGCCAACGTCGCTTGTCACGTACTCCGGGTCGGCCTCTCCCTCGTCAGGATCTCTGTGTTTATTGAGGAAGTCGAGTCGAACGGCTTCGAGGATTGTCTCACGAGCACGCCGTTTACTCACGTCGAGCGCAGTCTGGATCGCGTCCGTGGACTGTGAGTCCTCGTCACAGACGTTCGTTAGTTCGACTAAGCGAGGTAGCGTGACGGGCCGTATCGTCGGACGTTCGCTCATTTGAGTCTCCGTACCTGTTGTTTTGCGATCCCGTATGCCCGTTCGGTAACTCCATTCCCCTGGAACCGAAGATCGAGATAATCCTCAATGTCGGTCTCTGATGCGGCCATAAACCGGAACCGTCTCAGTTCGGTCGCTAATGCCCAGAGATTGTGTTGGGTCAGGAGATCACGATCCTTTCGAATCTCGTCGAATTCCCGGGTTGCACAGACTGGACACGAGCACGGTAGGTGGTTCAACTCGTCAATTCGGTGGAGTTCAATCCCACCGAACCCCGGTAAGAGATAGTTCCGATTGCCGGCGCTTCTGATGAACGCCGTCGAATCGAAGCTATCGACGCCGAGGTACAACAGCAACGGCTGGTAGACGATACCCCCTAATCCGTAGACGTGTAGGTGTTTGTCGGTCGCCCGCCGCGCCGAAAGTATCAGTCGAGTGACTTTCTCATAGTCCGTCCGGATCGGAACCATACTCCCCAATGCGTACCCATCGAACTCCCCATTATCCTCAAGATACTGAAGAGTGTTTGCGACAGTCTCTGTGGTGTACCCGTGGACACTAGCAAAGAGGAGTGCATCACCATCGTGGTGATCGCTCGCTTCAAGAGCGTACTCCGTACTGCGTTCGACCCGATCCTTATTCTCGGCCGTACGATTCTCTGGGGAAAGCGGCACATCAACCGTCCCAAAAATATCAGCACCTATCGCTCGTTGGGTAGCGAGTGACTGCTTGGGCGTCGTATCAACATCACCCGACTCGAAGTCGAATCCGCCGCTGTCAGCGAAAACAATCGTGTCCGAAGGAACCCCCATCTCATCTCTGAGGGACGCCCCATCCTGGATGCGGTCCCACTGAGGATCGCGCTGGCGG
This DNA window, taken from Halobellus ruber, encodes the following:
- a CDS encoding tRNA-guanine transglycosylase, with the protein product MLYRQRSLDTPTGTLETPVLFPVSNIGKRSSDNTPEYADSIPDIRTAMVNARAIRQRDPQWDRIQDGASLRDEMGVPSDTIVFADSGGFDFESGDVDTTPKQSLATQRAIGADIFGTVDVPLSPENRTAENKDRVERSTEYALEASDHHDGDALLFASVHGYTTETVANTLQYLEDNGEFDGYALGSMVPIRTDYEKVTRLILSARRATDKHLHVYGLGGIVYQPLLLYLGVDSFDSTAFIRSAGNRNYLLPGFGGIELHRIDELNHLPCSCPVCATREFDEIRKDRDLLTQHNLWALATELRRFRFMAASETDIEDYLDLRFQGNGVTERAYGIAKQQVRRLK
- a CDS encoding BREX system ATP-binding domain-containing protein; translation: MTNDSFTITDQTRDYELYDLNENPFPYSPVPEDDPELYCGQQHVAEAVSDTVSTLLGTGKSKHLVVTGKYGNGKSHTLKYARSLVRDRDDVLVGYVAQPGEGFLDIYHEFMYDVGFDGVQEIAYEFLATVARTETQADPDDAEAMRELIDSGEVLLSELVPTAIQRLSDITKFADFARAVVHMVYEDTNLYAWQWLTAEGIRYEQRKEMEIHTALDDDTMGVRAFTSFKNLLRDLGYTGVFVFIDEFEAIARLKNKTKQSTLNSIRHLMDQNGSGLSILFACAPEVWQDVMSEYHAFSERIGNEVALRPLTDEQIRELIISYLNTARPRNRDSIEPFTEESLTFVLQRSQGNIRQVLSLCSRVLDQASSKDRTLIDEAFVQDAL
- a CDS encoding DNA repair exonuclease translates to MTTLLHVSDTHLGNRQYGSDIRKDDMAEAFDRAIDVAVDENVDAVIHTGDLFDSRTPSLPEVTRCIQTLRKLEEADIPFYGIVGNHDSKMDEQWLDLIHETGTAERLSREPTIVGGDVAVYGIDSVTKPSWHSKDFTLEPPEDSDAFTLLCMHQLLAPPIPGSEEFIADHSAEEVLDRVGIDLDALALGDYHKPEEDVVNDVPVWYAGSTERCSLTEEEPRSVSLLEVEDGSIRRRKRELDTREFAPISIEFSEGDAHSRLNDVLDQYDLKNKVGHITLRGERTALTSSDVYSAVMDRGAAVAKINDDRGRQELNLGDGPEGDIQNPDEIIDEQIANENLSETALSIDERVRGDEGLPNSKDGVADEIEEDIKQAQKEAFSDDRADSAEEVAE
- a CDS encoding HD domain-containing protein produces the protein MNNLEEAIRIAVDAYEGQEDKAGATYIRHPLRVMEQMDTERERTVAVLHDVVEDSDYELAEIEDRFGREVRVAVDALTKREDEDYMEFVERAAQNPIAARVKMADIEDNMDLTRLDSVTDSVMDKQRLYHKAWQQLRNVVDTSE
- a CDS encoding vWA domain-containing protein, producing MDSHITFVLDSSGSMAKIRNDTIGGFNSFLEDQRTEEGSASVSLYEFNTNVETIYEGRRLTDAEELDEENYVPGGQTALYDAIVTAIDGTNSHLASLDANEPDSVVVVVLTDGKENASETSQESVQGIVEYWREEFKWEFLFIGANQDAALTAERMGMDAQKSLDMDHSGEGAEAAYDSTSARVSEVRSTGHTDGFDESDRKRQEEAGDSQ